Within Kineothrix sp. MB12-C1, the genomic segment ATTTTCGAAAGAACGAATGGAAAAGATAATGCAGTAGAGACTCCTATCGGATTCATGCCTGCAAAGGATGCTTTAGATATCAGCGGACTTGAAGGCGTAAGCGAACACGATATGGAAGAACTGCTTAAGGTAAACAAAGATGAATGGTTGAGCGAAGTAGCGTCCGTTAAGGAGCATTATGCTAAGTTCGGCGATGAGCTTCCGAAGGAACTTCACAATCAGCTTGAAGCGTTAGAAAAGAGATTAAATGCATAATTTGCATTAGCTCATTGGACAAAATAAGTACAGCAAAACGGATTTCAATTCTACAAGATTTGAAATCCGTTTTTTATTCTATAAGAAATAACTCGCGACCTTTTTGCGTATAACAAGAATTGCGGTTATTTCGGACACCGGTCAAAGGCAGGATTGAAGGCATAGAAGTTCTTGGAATCCAGCTTATCCTGGACAATTCTCAAAGCTTCTCCGAACCGTTGGAAATGTACAATCTCCTGGCGCGAAGGAAGCGAATCGGTTCGGCTACGTCATGGTCATGAATCAGTCGTAAAATGTTATCATAGGTCGATCTGGCCTTTTGTTCTGCAGCCATATCTTCCACTAAATCAGTGATGGGATCACCTTTTGACTGGAATTCACAAGAGTTGAAAGGAATACCTCCCGCCGCCATGGGCCATATTCCTACGGTATGATCCACATAATAATTAGCGAAGCCGGAATTCTCAATTTCTTCCATAGAGAGATTTCTCGTTAATTGGTGTACGATAGTAGATACCATCTCGAGATGTGCCAGTTCCTCTGTTCCTATATCAGTTAACAGGGCAGCGACCTCGTTGTAAGGCATCGCATATCTTTGTGAGATATAACGCATGGATGCACTCAGCTCGCCATCGGGACCGCCAAACTGGCTCATGATTACTTGGGCAAGTTTTGCATTGGGCTGGGTGATTTTCACAGGAAACTGCAATCGTTTTTCATAATTCCACATTTACTAACATCCTCCTTCCCAAGGCATCGGTTGCACTGCCCATTTCCACTCTTTACAGCTTGTGTCTGCGACAGAAAGAGAAAGAGGTCCGTATTTGTTTGCATAATCACGCATCATCTGGTTTTTTATGCGCATATAATGGTTAAAATATTCCATGGCCTCTCTGTCCATTGGGTGAGTGTCAAGATACAGCGTCATTTCTACCGTAACGAAATCGATAACGCCGATATTATGCAGCATATTTTCCTGCTCTGCACTCATTTTTTGATTCATTTTACGCATCTCCTTCCCGTGAAAGGTTTTGTCAGTTCCGGGAAAATGGTTCCAAGACAATAAGCTTTATCCAAGTCCTCGTAGATTTGAGTTAAATGCTGCCAGGGCACATATGCCATAGCTACAGGAAAGCGGTCAAAATATTCATTAAAATTATAGTCCTGCATAAAACTCCCTTCATTAAATTAGAATATATTTGATACATTATATGACAGGTACTTCTTGACGTGTTTGTATATATGCATATTTATCGAACATTCGGAATAGTACAATAAATCATAAGAAAACAAGACAAAAAATATCATAAAAAGAGAAAAAATGCCTTGATTTCCTCGGGGGTTTATGTAAAAATAGTACATGCTGATAATGATAAAATGTTAACAATATTGTTTTAATTGTTATATGAGATGCGGGAATTTCCCGTTTGAGGATAAGGAGAACGTTATGAGAGGTATCGATACGCAAGTCCGAAAAATCAGAAGACGCATATTCAAGGAGGTTTCTAATTTAGCCTATCATTCAACGGATTTAATTAATGATGTGGAGGCGTTGCCTTACAAGATTGTGGATTATGATGAATCCCCATATGGAAATGTTTATAGGGAACGTGCGGTAGTAAGAGAGATGATCCGGTTGGCGATGGGACTTTCGCTTCGTCCGGAGGATGCACCGGTTCACGTAACACAGGGATTGGCAGAAAGCGATATCGATGAGAAATATTATGAACCTCCGTTAATGCAGGTGATTCCTTCTGCTTGTAACGCCTGCCCGGAGAATCGTTATGAAGTAACGGATAAGTGCATGGGTTGTCTCGCTCATCCTTGCCGGGAGGTATGCCCCAAGGAAGCGGTATCCATGAGGAATGGTAAGTCTGTAATCGATCAGGAGAAATGTATTAAATGCGGTAAAATGCAAGGCAGTATGCCCTTATGATGCGATTTTCATCAGACGAGACCTTGTCTCGATGCCTGTGGAGTGAATGCAATTAAAAATGACTATAGAGGAAGAGCGCTCATCGATAACGATTTGTGCGTTTCCTGCGGACAGTGTATGGTAAGCTGTCCTTTCGGTGCTATTGCCGATAAATCACAGATTTTTCAATTAATTCGTGCGATGCAGTCCGGTAGAAAGATTGTAGCTCAGGTAGCACCTGCTTTTGTGGGACAGTTCGGGCCGAAGGTATCGCCTGATAGAATTAAGGCATCCTTAAAGGAACTGGGATTTTATGATATTTATGAGACGGCTATCGGTGCCGATATGGGAGCGATGGCAGAAGCAGAGCACTATGTGCATGAAGTAGCAACGGGAGAGCTTCCTTTTCTGTTAACTTCATGTTGTCCATCATGGTCAATGTTGGCCAAGAAGTTCTTCCCTGAGACCATTGATAAAATATCAAATGCGCTGACGCCTATGGTAGCCACAGCCAGAAAGATAAAAGAAGATCATCCCGATGCCAGCGTTGTCTTCATTGGACCTTGTGCATCTAAGAAACTGGAGGCTTCCAGAAGAACGGTACGTTCTGATGTGGATTTTGTTATTACCTTTGAAGAACTTGCCGGAATGTTCGAAGCGAAGGGCATTGATTTGAATGAATTCAGCGAAATGGATAAGATGGAAGATGCTACAGGAGCCGGACGTGGATATGGTGTGGCCGGCGGCGTGGCAAGTGCCATCGAGGAATGTATTCGTGAGTATTATCCTGATACAGAAGTTAAGATTGAACATGCAGAAAGTCTTACAGAATGTAAAAAGATGTTGATGCTGGCGAAAGCAGGCAAGAAAAATGGCTGCCTGATCGAGGGGATGGCTTGTCCGGGCGGATGTATTGCCGGTGCAGGAACGAATATTGCCATTCCGCAGGCGGCAAAAGAAGTGGCCGGTTTCAAGGCCGCTGCGGCGAAGAAAATACCGGATAAAGAATAGAAGTAAAGGAGCAAGATTATAATTATGGATAAAATAAGAACGAGATATGCGCCGAGTCCTACAGGACGCATGCATGTAGGCAATTTAAGGACAGCATTGTATGCTTATTTAATTGCAAAGCATGAAGGAGGAGATTTCCTTCTTCGTATTGAGGATACTGATCAGGAACGTTATGTGGAAGGCGCAGTGGAAATCATCTACCGTACGATGGAAAAGACGGGACTGATTCACGATGAAGGCCCTGATAAGGATAAGGGAGTAGGTCCTTATGTTCAGAGCGAACGTCAGGCACAAGGAATTTATCTGGAATATGCGAAGCTGCTAATTGAAAGAGGAGAGGCCTATTATTGCTTTTGTGATAAGGAAAGACTTTCTTCTTTAACCCAGACTGTAGCCGGTAAAGAGATTAATATATATGATAAACACTGCTTACATTTATCCAAAGAAGAAGCGGAAGGGAAGCTCAAATCAGGAATTCCCTATGTTATCAGGCAGAACAATCCCACGGAAGGAACAACGACCTTTCATGATGAAATATATGGAGATATTACCGTAGATAATACGGAACTTGATGATATGATACTCATTAAGTCCGACGGCTACCCGACTTACAATTTCGCTAACGTTGTGGATGATCACTTGATGGGAATTACACACGTAGTAAGAGGAAATGAATATCTTTCTTCTTCTCCGAAATATAACCGTCTTTATGAGGCGTTTGGCTGGGAAGTGCCTGTTTATGTACACTGTCCGCTTATTACCGATGAGGACCATCATAAGCTGTCCAAACGCAGCGGTCACTCTTCGTATGAAGATTTGGTAGAACAAGGATTCTTATCGGAAGCAATCGTTAACTTCGTTGCGTTGCTCGGATGGAGTCCGGAAGGTACAGAGGAAATATTCTCGTTAGAGGATTTGATTCGGGTATTTGACTATAAGCATCTATCCAAATCCCCTGCCGTGTTCGACTATACGAAGTTAAAGTGGATGAATGGCGAATATATGAAAGCAATGGACTTCGACAGGTTTTATCAGATGGCGGAGCCATATTTGAAGAAGGTCATTAAGAAGAGCCTGGATTTAAAAAAGATTGCTGAGATGGTAAAAACGAGAATTGAAGTATTTCCCGATATCGAAGGAATGATAGACTTTTTCGAAGAGTTGCCAGCCTACGATACTTCTATGTATATTCATAAGAAAATGAAAACAACAGAGGAATCATCGCTGGAAGTATTGGAAGAACTGCTTCCCCTTGTTGAAGA encodes:
- a CDS encoding spore coat protein CotJB is translated as MNQKMSAEQENMLHNIGVIDFVTVEMTLYLDTHPMDREAMEYFNHYMRIKNQMMRDYANKYGPLSLSVADTSCKEWKWAVQPMPWEGGC
- a CDS encoding spore coat associated protein CotJA codes for the protein MQDYNFNEYFDRFPVAMAYVPWQHLTQIYEDLDKAYCLGTIFPELTKPFTGRRCVK
- the gltX gene encoding glutamate--tRNA ligase, which translates into the protein MDKIRTRYAPSPTGRMHVGNLRTALYAYLIAKHEGGDFLLRIEDTDQERYVEGAVEIIYRTMEKTGLIHDEGPDKDKGVGPYVQSERQAQGIYLEYAKLLIERGEAYYCFCDKERLSSLTQTVAGKEINIYDKHCLHLSKEEAEGKLKSGIPYVIRQNNPTEGTTTFHDEIYGDITVDNTELDDMILIKSDGYPTYNFANVVDDHLMGITHVVRGNEYLSSSPKYNRLYEAFGWEVPVYVHCPLITDEDHHKLSKRSGHSSYEDLVEQGFLSEAIVNFVALLGWSPEGTEEIFSLEDLIRVFDYKHLSKSPAVFDYTKLKWMNGEYMKAMDFDRFYQMAEPYLKKVIKKSLDLKKIAEMVKTRIEVFPDIEGMIDFFEELPAYDTSMYIHKKMKTTEESSLEVLEELLPLVEEQEAFNNDSLYQMLVSYVEKKGCKNGYAMWPIRTAVSGKQMTPAGATEIMEILGKEESIRRIQKGIELLKDAGSK